The Elgaria multicarinata webbii isolate HBS135686 ecotype San Diego chromosome 4, rElgMul1.1.pri, whole genome shotgun sequence genome contains a region encoding:
- the EBPL gene encoding LOW QUALITY PROTEIN: emopamil-binding protein-like (The sequence of the model RefSeq protein was modified relative to this genomic sequence to represent the inferred CDS: inserted 5 bases in 4 codons; substituted 2 bases at 2 genomic stop codons), with the protein MTCNGKMAPADDSNGASPWGPRPPLLLLEMATGDQLQAEAVAPPWLFSQVSGMLLALCTGQLGLGWVLGQWLSQYTGASQADCWILSWLCYDMLVHGTLEGSFVYLSLTGNVVKSDNIIASLXKEYGRTDASWLYSDSTIVXLDGLLALILIYAILKQKHYQYFMQITLCICELHGGWMXKEWLLGSPNLNTSNWLYLWIYWXIFNGIWLIIPGFXLMQSXIALNKMHQELSNSKKVNDPDIVIILIVVET; encoded by the exons ATGACATGTAATggaaaaatggcacctgctgacgATAGCAATGGGGCTTCTCCTTGGGGTCCGCGGcctcctttgctgctgctggaGATGGCGACGGGTGATCAGCTCCAAGCCGAGGCAGTGGCTCCCCCTTGGTTGTTCAGCCAGGTGTCGGGAATGTTGTTGGCGCTGTGCACAGGCCAGCTTGGGCTGGGCTGGGTCTTGGGCCAGTGGCTGAGCCAATATACTGGGGCCTCCCAGGCAGATTGCTGGATCTTGAGCTGGCTTTGCTATGACATGCTGGTCCAtggcactctggaaggatcattTGTTTACCTGTCTCTGACAGGAAATGTTGTAAAATCAGACAACATAATTGCTTCACTATAGAAGGAATATGGCAGAACAGATGCAAGTTGGCTATACTCTGATAGTACTATTG TCCTAGATGGTCTTTTAGCACTGATTCTGATTTATGCAATTCTTAAACAAAAACATTACCAATACTTCATGCAAATTACGTTGTGTATTTGTGAATTACATGGCGGATGGAT AAAAGAGTGGCTCCTTGGAAGCCCCAACTTAAACACCAGTAACTGGCTTTATCTATGGATCTATT GTATTTTTAATGGTATATGGCTAATTATCCCTGGAT CATTAATGCAGTCTTGAATAGCACTCAATAAAATGCATCAAGAACTATCAAACAGCAAAAAAGTAAATGATCCAGACATTGTAATTATCCTGATAGTTGTAGAGACTTAG